A region of Syngnathoides biaculeatus isolate LvHL_M chromosome 20, ASM1980259v1, whole genome shotgun sequence DNA encodes the following proteins:
- the magi2a gene encoding membrane-associated guanylate kinase, WW and PDZ domain-containing protein 2a isoform X8: MELEKSGALLESGTYEDNLYGTPKHTAEPAAPSPDVTGRLLRVEVKRQRNKSVSDMDKASVEPPEEEEEEEEEGEERPAAVIVNGIALTPESSEHEDKSAAGEALADAPAEADPGRSPKSVVLPKLEEGEDLGPLPDNWEMAYTEKGEVYFIDHNTKTTSWLDPRLAKKAKPPEECKEDELPYGWEKIDDPVYGSYYVDHINRRTQFENPVLEAKRRLQQEQQMQSQGLSSLPLPAIYREKPLFTRDPTQLKGSFLSTALHKSNMGFGFTIIGGDEPDEFLQVKSVIPEGPAAADAKMATGDVIVYIDDVCVLGTTHADVVKLFQSVPIGQSVTLVLCRGYPLPYEPDDDGDATSAAVISPLGIVDQRPPMANGRPAYDNYLDYISCGARFAPEASRDPQRPPDAHLDAPDAVSVASQGELLTLTLVKGTDGFGFTIADGAAGQRVKQVLEPGGCPGVSEGDLIVEINKRGVLGFTHAQVVEMLKECAVGAETCLLVQRPAPESGPPRTTFPADSSSGSEYQDMEVNLRRQKSGFGFRVLGGDEAGQPVSPDTREKILIGAIIEKSPADLDGRLRPGDELLLVDGVTVVGKPHRYVIDLMHAAARNGQVNMLIRRRRQAAAESCQENGRHSGSVSTQHSSPRSDLTYANSADGAPPASGQPSDVLIHRKESEGFGFVIISSLNRPEAPAANPVPHRIGRIIEGSPADRCAKMKVGDRILAVNGQSIVNMPHGDIVKLIKDAGLSVTLRVIPQEGEVSNPPPAPTPEKQSPPAQRRSPETQPPSAVGSQTAPGGPDSGQSDARVHHSPVSAQLPAPPTQTYTHEGSYRSEVKARQDVKPDIRQPAFTDYRQPPVDYRHPPVADYRQPPTLDYRHPPLLDYRPQYAVPDYRVPPVQVSQKKRDRRASPSPPRRHAGTSPLCSQLSQDFDFFTVELEKSVKGFGFSIRGGREYKMDLFVLRLAEDGPALRNGRMRVGDQIIEINGDSTRDMTHGRAIELIKSGGRRVRLLLKRGSGQVPEYDNGAPRDARPPASPSLPEVAAPPGSDGGRSAREGRRAVPGRSAGRIPRESGFPATPAVHANGKSGPGPEPGRESAAGKSALSPGPWKIPGWDKLPGALRAGTSAR; encoded by the exons AGTCGAGCGAACATGAGGACAAGAGCGCAGCCGGCGAGGCTTTGGCCGACGCCCCGGCCGAGGCGGACCCCGGCCGGTCCCCGAAAAGCGTCGTCCTCCCCAAGCTGGAGGAAGGCGAGGATCTGGGCCCGCTGCCCGACAACTGGGAGATGGCGTACACGGAGAAAGGAGAAGTCTACTTCATCGA ccacaaCACCAAGACCACGTCGTGGTTGGACCCGAGGCTCGCCAAGAAGGCCAAGCCGCCCGAGGAGTGCAAAGAGGACG AGCTTCCGTACGGCTGGGAGAAAATCGACGACCCCGTTTACGGCAGCTACTACGTGGA CCACATAAACAGGAGGACCCAGTTTGAGAATCCGGTTCTGGAGGCCAAGCGCCGACTCCAGCAGGAGCAGCAGATGCAAAGTCAGGGGCTCTCCTCGCTGCCGCTTCCCGCCATCTACAGAG AGAAGCCGCTGTTCACGCGCGACCCCACGCAGCTGAAAGGCAGCTTCCTGTCCACGGCGCTGCACAAGAGCAACATGGGCTTCGGCTTCACCATCATCGGCGGCGACGAGCCCGACGAGTTCCTGCAGGTGAAGAGCGTCATACCCGAGGGGCCGGCCGCCGCCGATGCCAAGATGGCCACAG GTGACGTGATCGTGTACATCGACGACGTGTGCGTGCTGGGCACCACCCACGCCGACGTGGTCAAACTCTTCCAGTCGGTGCCCATCGGGCAGAGCGTGACGCTGGTGCTGTGTCGCGGTTACCCGCTGCCCTACGAGCccgacgacgacggcgacgcCACCAGCGCCGCCGTCATCTCCCCGCTGGGCATCGTGGACCAGCGCCCCCCGATGGCCAACGGGCGCCCCGCTTACGACAACTACCTGGACTACATTTCCTGCGGGGCCCGGTTCGCCCCGGAGGCCAGCCGGGATCCCCAGCGGCCCCCGGACGCCCACTTGGACGCGCCGGACGCCGTCTCGGTGGCGTCGCAAGGCGAACTGCTGACGCTGACCCTGGTGAAGGGCACCGACGGCTTCGGGTTCACCATCGCGGACGGCGCCGCGGGGCAGCGCGTCAAGCAGGTTCTGGAGCCCGGAGGGTGCCCGGGCGTCAGCGAGGGCGACCTGATCGTGGAGATCAACAAGCGGGGGGTGCTGGGCTTCACGCACGCCCAAGTGGTGGAGATGCTCAAGGAGTGCGCCGTGGGCGCCGAGACGTGTCTGCTGGTCCAGAGACCGGCGCCAG AATCGGGACCCCCGAGGACGACTTTTCCTGCGGACTCCTCCTCGG GATCGGAGTACCAGGACATGGAGGTGAACTTGCGGAGGCAGAAGTCCGGCTTCGGGTTCAGGGTCCTGGGCGGGGACGAGGCGGGCCAGCCTGTGAGTCCGGACACACGTGAGAAG ATCTTGATCGGCGCCATCATCGAGAAGAGCCCGGCGGACCTGGACGGGCGCCTGCGGCCCGGCGACGAGCTCCTCTTGGTGGACGGCGTTACCGTGGTGGGCAAGCCGCATCGCTACGTCATCGACCTGATGCACGCGGCGGCGCGCAACGGGCAGGTCAACATGCTCATCAGGAGGCGGAGGCAGGCCGCAG CCGAGTCGTGTCAGGAGAACGGCCGCCACTCGGGCTCGGTGTCCACGCAGCACAGCTCGCCGCGCAGCGACCTGACGTACGCCAACAGCGCCGACGGGGCCCCGCCCGCTAGCGGGCAACCCAGCGACGTCCTCATCCACCGGAAGGAGAGCGAAGGCTTCGGGTTCGTCATCATCAGCTCGCTCAACCGGCCCGAGGCGCCCGCCGCCAACC CGGTGCCGCACAGGATCGGGCGCATCATCGAGGGCAGCCCGGCCGACCGCTGCGCCAAGATGAAGGTGGGCGATCGCATCCTGGCCGTCAACGGCCAGTCCATCGTCAACATGCCGCACGGCGACATCGTCAAGCTCATCAAGGACGCCGGCCTCAGCGTCACCCTGAGGGTCATCCCGCAGGAAG GGGAAGTGAGCAACCCGCCGCCGGCGCCCACCCCGGAGAAGCAGAGCCCGCCAGCGCAGCGGCGCAGTCCCGAGACCCAACCGCCCTCTGCCGTCGGCTCACAGACCGCCCCGGGAGGCCCCGATTCGGGCCAGTCCGACGCCAGGGTCCACCACAGCCCCGTCAGCGCCCAGCTGCCCGCACCCCCGACGCAGACGTACACCCACGAGGGGAG TTACAGATCGGAGGTGAAAGCCCGACAGGATGTGAAACCGGACATCCGGCAGCCGGCGTTTACCGACTACCGTCAGCCGCCCGTGGACTACCGGCACCCCCCTGTGGCCGACTACCGCCAGCCGCCCACCCTGGACTACCGGCACCCGCCCCTCTTGGACTACCGGCCGCAGTACGCCGTCCCGGACTATCGGGTGCCGCCGGTGCAGGTGAGCCAGAAGAAGCGGGACCGCCGAGCGAGTCCGTCGCCTCCCCGACGTCACGCGGGAACGTCGCCGCTTTGCTCGCAGCTCTCGCAGGACTTCGACTTCTTCACGGTGGAGCTGGAGAAGAGCGTCAAGGGTTTCGGCTTCAGCATCCGCGGGGGTCGGGAGTACAAGATGGATCTGTTTGTCCTCCGCCTGGCGGAGGACGGCCCGGCGTTACGCAACGGCAGGATGAGG GTGGGCGACCAGATCATCGAGATCAACGGCGACAGCACACGTGACATGACGCACGGCCGCGCCATCGAGCTGATCAAATCGGGCGGCAGGCGGGTGCGCCTCCTCTTAAAACGGGGCTCGGGCCAGGTCCCCGAGTACG ACAATGGCGCCCCACGGGACGCTCGCCCTCCAGCCTCTCCAAGCCTGCCGGAAGTAGCGGCGCCGCCCGGGAGCGACGGCGGCAGGTCCGCCCGAGAGGGGCGCAGAGCCGTCCCGGGACGTTCCGCCGGGAGAATTCCCCGAGAAAGCGGCTTTCCCGCCACTCCCGCTGTGCATGCGAACGGGAAAAGCGGGCCGGGCCCGGAACCCGGGCGGGAATCGGCGGCCGGGAAGTCCGCCCTCTCTCCGGGGCCCTGGAAGATCCCCGGATGGGACAAGCTTCCCGGCGCGCTGCGGGCGGGAACTTCGGCCAGATAA